The following coding sequences lie in one Chitinispirillum alkaliphilum genomic window:
- a CDS encoding Acetyltransferase, with protein MDLLIRNECENDYRQVEILTREAFWNLHVPGCDEHYLTHVMRSHPDFLPELDFVAVLDNKIVANIMYCKSRLVSGKGLSLNAITFGPVSVLPEFQKRGIGSALIQHTIKQAIDLHHKVVVIEGHPHNYCKHGFLGSKSMSVSDSEGRYPYSLLVLELEKGCLNNHSWKYFPSDVYNLDEKESQEYDKLFSPKKKGYKPSQEEYNIGSNAYVL; from the coding sequence GAATGTGAGAACGATTACAGGCAGGTTGAAATATTGACACGAGAGGCGTTTTGGAATTTGCATGTGCCAGGTTGTGACGAGCATTATTTGACTCATGTAATGCGTAGCCATCCTGATTTTTTGCCGGAACTTGACTTTGTAGCAGTACTGGATAATAAAATAGTGGCTAATATCATGTATTGCAAATCTCGTTTAGTCTCTGGTAAAGGATTAAGTCTCAATGCAATAACATTTGGACCAGTTAGTGTCTTGCCAGAATTTCAAAAGAGAGGTATTGGTTCTGCTCTGATTCAACATACAATAAAACAGGCAATAGATTTACATCATAAAGTTGTAGTTATTGAGGGACATCCTCATAATTATTGCAAACACGGTTTTTTAGGCTCAAAAAGTATGAGTGTGAGTGATTCTGAGGGGAGGTATCCATATAGTTTACTGGTACTCGAATTGGAGAAAGGATGTTTGAATAATCACTCATGGAAATACTTTCCAAGTGATGTTTATAATTTGGATGAAAAGGAGAGTCAAGAATATGATAAGTTGTTTTCCCCGAAAAAAAAGGGGTACAAGCCATCTCAGGAAGAATATAACATTGGAAGTAACGCATATGTTTTATAG
- a CDS encoding DNA repair and recombination protein, putative helicase yields MHTSENPELRLAYRFLESTDENIFLTGKAGTGKTTFLRNLKEKSPKRMVVLAPTGVAAINAGGVTIHSFFQLPFGPQVPGGMSGRTVNKSRRFSREKLNIIRSLDLVVIDEISMVRADLMDGIDEVLRRLRGRSQPFGGVQLLMIGDLQQLSPVVKEEEWELLKCHYDTPFFFASNALKKSRYTTIELKKIYRQRDQEFIDLLNDIRNGSNKDRTIADINKRCHSDKSHGPGEGIILTTHNYQAARINERRMQSLGGNPFTFKARVEGDFPEYSYPADFNLMLKTGAQVMFLKNDTSPEKLFYNGRIGEVVQIQKDVVYVKCPGDNYPIEVLPDTWQNIKYSINYQSKEIEEKICGTFIQYPLKAAWAITIHKSQGLTFDKVVIDAGAAFAPGQVYVALSRCKTLEGLTLASPLTPKVLINSSSVEQFNKDVTRNSPGEKELEQARIAYQNKLLLELFDFHPLQKIVNLLLNMINQHGGSIQSTFAENLNGMASRIQKDILDVAMKFHRQISNYLLEEADIGKNFSLQERVKKGGAYFAQMLDNCLKELISSGDIDIDNKAILRSLSDVLNLIRDEIRIKKHCLVSCTDEFCTNKYLHSKATASIEEPSQPKTKMGSKSGYTCSSNPKLYIKLKEWRDELAISRELPHYMILPVKTMTEISNRLPSSLKELKAIKGIGNRKIDSFGNELLEVLRKYAEENNVPFDIKDEPAEERVKKEPKVNTKQASFDLFKDGKTVEEIAEHRGLARSTIEGHLAHFVASGELEVKNFLTSQQIEEISEFFLSQNARGLGPAKQHFGEKYSYGHLKMVLGHMEYSRDEL; encoded by the coding sequence ATGCACACGTCCGAAAATCCCGAACTCAGACTTGCTTATCGTTTTCTGGAAAGTACAGACGAGAATATATTTCTAACCGGAAAAGCTGGCACAGGTAAAACCACCTTCCTGCGCAACTTAAAGGAAAAATCGCCCAAAAGGATGGTTGTACTTGCCCCAACCGGCGTGGCGGCAATCAATGCAGGAGGTGTTACGATTCACTCCTTTTTTCAGCTACCTTTCGGGCCGCAGGTTCCAGGTGGAATGTCAGGGAGAACAGTTAATAAATCACGCAGATTCAGTCGTGAAAAACTAAACATAATTCGCAGTCTTGATCTGGTTGTAATTGATGAGATCAGTATGGTTAGAGCCGACCTGATGGATGGTATAGACGAGGTTTTAAGACGGTTGCGGGGCAGGAGTCAACCTTTCGGTGGAGTGCAGCTATTGATGATAGGAGATTTACAGCAGCTCTCTCCTGTTGTTAAGGAGGAAGAGTGGGAACTTCTCAAATGCCATTATGACACCCCGTTTTTCTTCGCAAGTAATGCGTTGAAAAAATCACGCTATACTACAATTGAGCTTAAAAAGATTTACAGGCAAAGGGATCAGGAGTTTATCGACCTGCTTAATGATATCCGCAATGGCAGTAACAAAGACCGGACAATAGCTGATATTAACAAGAGGTGTCATTCTGATAAATCCCATGGTCCCGGTGAGGGGATCATTCTCACCACTCATAATTACCAGGCCGCACGTATCAACGAAAGACGGATGCAAAGTTTAGGAGGCAATCCCTTTACATTCAAGGCCCGTGTGGAGGGAGATTTTCCAGAATACTCCTACCCTGCAGATTTCAATCTCATGCTTAAAACAGGGGCTCAGGTGATGTTTTTAAAAAACGACACCTCTCCGGAGAAACTCTTCTACAACGGACGCATCGGGGAAGTTGTACAAATACAAAAAGATGTGGTATATGTTAAATGTCCGGGTGATAATTATCCCATAGAGGTATTACCCGACACCTGGCAAAATATCAAATACTCGATAAATTATCAAAGTAAAGAGATCGAGGAGAAAATATGCGGGACATTCATCCAGTATCCACTTAAAGCGGCCTGGGCTATTACCATACACAAAAGTCAGGGTCTGACATTTGATAAAGTGGTTATTGACGCCGGGGCAGCTTTTGCACCTGGTCAGGTGTATGTGGCTCTGAGCCGATGCAAAACACTCGAGGGGCTCACACTTGCCTCCCCACTTACACCCAAAGTTCTGATAAACAGCTCATCAGTTGAGCAGTTCAATAAAGATGTAACCAGAAACAGCCCCGGAGAAAAAGAACTTGAACAGGCTCGAATCGCCTATCAGAATAAACTTCTTTTGGAGCTTTTCGATTTTCACCCCCTTCAGAAAATAGTAAACCTCCTTCTTAATATGATAAATCAACACGGGGGAAGCATTCAATCCACCTTTGCAGAAAACCTTAACGGGATGGCTTCACGGATTCAAAAAGACATTTTAGATGTCGCCATGAAATTTCATAGGCAGATATCAAACTATCTGTTAGAAGAAGCTGATATCGGTAAAAACTTTTCCCTTCAGGAGAGGGTAAAAAAGGGAGGTGCTTATTTCGCACAAATGTTGGATAATTGTTTAAAAGAGCTTATTTCATCAGGGGATATCGATATTGACAACAAAGCAATACTCCGCTCTCTTTCAGATGTACTTAATCTGATTAGGGATGAAATCCGGATAAAAAAGCACTGCCTTGTATCCTGCACAGATGAATTCTGCACAAATAAATATCTTCACTCCAAAGCAACCGCATCAATCGAAGAACCGTCACAACCTAAAACCAAAATGGGATCAAAATCAGGATATACCTGTTCCAGTAACCCCAAGCTTTACATAAAATTAAAGGAGTGGCGAGATGAGCTGGCCATTTCAAGAGAACTGCCTCACTACATGATCCTGCCTGTTAAAACAATGACTGAAATCAGTAACCGCCTGCCATCATCTCTTAAAGAACTTAAGGCCATAAAGGGCATTGGAAACAGAAAAATTGATAGTTTTGGTAATGAGCTTTTGGAGGTGCTACGCAAATATGCAGAAGAAAACAATGTTCCTTTTGACATAAAAGACGAGCCTGCAGAAGAGCGTGTCAAAAAAGAACCAAAGGTAAACACTAAACAGGCCAGCTTTGATCTTTTCAAAGATGGGAAAACAGTTGAAGAGATTGCTGAACACAGAGGGCTTGCACGCTCGACAATTGAGGGACATCTTGCACACTTTGTAGCCAGTGGTGAACTGGAAGTAAAAAATTTCCTAACCTCACAACAAATAGAGGAAATTTCAGAATTCTTTTTGTCACAAAACGCCAGGGGGCTTGGTCCCGCAAAGCAACATTTCGGAGAGAAATACTCCTATGGTCATTTGAAAATGGTGTTAGGTCATATGGAATACAGCAGGGATGAGTTATGA